GAGCAGAGACTGCCCCCAAATGCCCTCCGCAGCTCTATGAAGAGAGGAACCAGGGCCTGGAGTGCTGAGGAACACAGGTGGATACTATGGATCCAGCCCAGTGCCCTTTCAAGGGTGCCAGAGGGTCCTCTGAGACGTCCCCGATCATGGGGACATTTGGTGACATCAGTGTGAAGAGCTGGTTAGGGTCAATGTAGGAATGCTGCTGATGTATCCCTGTCCTAATCCaggtcgttgttgttgttgtttctaatgtattttaaataggaGGATATTACTTTACAAGAGTGGATTgccttctgccatacaacaatatgactcagccataaataaacatatatccgTTCTGTCTTGAATCATCCCCATCCTCTACCACATCTCACCCCTCTAAGTTGCCACAGAGGACAGAGTGGAGCTTCCTGTTTCAAGTTGTTATTAGTAAAATTTTACGTTGGAATACTTTTAGTTTTATAGAAGAAGTgcaaatatttgtcaaaactGAGAGACAACACTCGAACTGTACGACTAAGTGTTACAGTTTATCTGAATTTCAGCTGCTTGTCCATTAATCTTGGATTCCGTGATCCTATCCAGATCCGAAACTCGCTACATTCACTGTCATATGTCCCTAGTGTCCTCTGCTCTGTGGAGTTCCTCATTCTCTCCTGGTCTGTCATGGCCTTCACAGTCTTGAGGAGAACTCTCAGGGACCAGGGATGGTAGAAAAGCCTCCAAGCTAAGTTAAGCTGCTGTTGTTCTGATACTGTCGAGTGGGGTTCCGACTTTGGGTTTTGAGGAAGACACCACACAGGTGAAGCTCCCTTCCAGTCCCCTTACATCAGGGTACATGTGACAGCAGTGTGTCTTACCACTGGGAATAATCAGCCTTGATTAGCTGATTATTTGAGTTTGCCAGGTTTCTGCAGCACttgcctctcttcctcctcttttctttggAGACAGGTTCCCAAGTCTAGCCCACACTCAGAGAGGGCAGGGCAGTAGGTTCATCCTCCTGGAGGGGATAGTCTATTATTTAGGATGTTTCTGTAAGGAATGCTTGTCTCCTCTCCCACATTGATTTATTTAGACAGTAATTTGGATGGATTCACACATATTACTTTATCCATTGGTTTATCCTCAAATACTCTGTTACTTATTTTGTCTGTCAAACCCTTTCCAGTTTGGCCATTAGGAAATGATCAGGCTTCCTTCTAGTGTTTTCAAGGGCCATCTCAAATGGTTTGTCCCAACAAACTGCTTTCCTAATGTGGAAGGTTGAGTTTGACTCTGAAAGAGTTTTCACATACAGACTGTCACCTGTGATCAATTCAGCCCTCTGGGCCTTAGAACTCCCATCCACAGTGGCCTGTAGGGCTGTGCACCTCAGAGTGTCTACCCCAGGAGATAAACCCTCAAACCCACAGCTTCTCCCTGATGTTCCTGGATAGACTGTGCAGTGCAAGCACCTCCCGTGACCAGGCTCActgtggaggaggaaggaaagccaGGAGAAGGGGCAAGGCTGGAACGTGCTCAGGATCCAGCAGGCTGAAGGGCCTGAGGAAAGCTGGTGGCAGGACGCAAAAGTACAGAAGTACCAGCGCCTGAGAAAAGCCACGTGGCTTTAAGTCCTATGAATTCCTTGTTGGGCATTATTCAGAGCCCAAGGCTGCTGACCAGCAGTGTCAGGGCCCTGCCAAGAGACTGCAGATGTTAAGACATCTGGGGGCTTCAGTAAGGTCCAGTTCCACATTCTTATCTCAATGACTTCAActtggggagaaaggaaggattCTTTATGTCCTTTTTCCTCCTGACAGTGGTGTAGATCTGTCCTTGGCCCTCCTATGATTCCGTCTGCTCAATATGGGAGAATAATGAACTCAGAGCCAGGATTGGTTGGGGGAATGATGACCAGGAAAAGAGGTGATGATTGGGGCTGGGACAACAGAGTATTTGGCTCCAAATGGAGTCActtagggagaaggaaatggcaacccactccagtattcttgcctagagaatcctgcgggcagaggagcctggtgggctgctgtccataggatcgcacagagtcggacatgactgaagtgacttagcatgcatgcatacattggagaaggaaatgacaactcactccagtattcttgcctgcagaatcccaggcacagaggagcctggtgggctgccaactatggggtcgcacagaggcggacatgactgaagtgacttagcagcagcagcagtaggagtGACTTAGACACCTCAGCTCCACTTGATCTTTGGCAAAGATATCCCCACATGTCTTCCAAGAGCTCTGGTCTCAGAGTAGGATGGTCTTCCACAATAAACACCCCAAGGGCCATGGGAGCCACCTGTGCCAGGAGCCTGTAATTTTCCTGGGAGGAAAGTGGGCTGGGCTTGGGGAGCTAGTGGTGTATAAAGCAGGCAAAACCCTGCCCTGAGCAGAGCACTCCAGCTGCCGCCATGATGAAGGGAGCGCTGCTTGTGCTGGCCTTGCTGGTGACCAGAGAGCTGACCTTCAAGACGACTGAGGGTAGGAAGGAGAGTCTGGATGGCCCTGCTGATCCTTGCTCACTGCTATCTCACTGCATCCTTCCCAGTCCTGTCCCAGCCACTTCTAGGGGCAGATTCTGAGGGCAGGTGGCAGATCAGTGCCTAGGAGTCCTGCACAAATTTCCGGAGGATTTCAGTCTTTGAATGGGGCTGGTGGTGTGGAGCTGGAAGGGTCATTATCTgtgcaaaccctgggagatagtttGTTGGGGGTAGTGGTGCTTAGTGAGATGGAGGAAGCAGGCTGGTATGCCTGGGAGCAGTGGTGAAGGGAAGAGGGGTCTCCAGGCCTAGCCCCTCTTGCTGCTCCCTCTGTTGGGAGTTCCTCATAGAGAAGGTTTTGTCTGGAGTGTAAGCAGTCCTGGGAGAAGGTGGGTCTCTGTGGGAGGTGAGTCTGAAGCTTTGAATGTATGAGTTCCTATCAAGTGTTGGGAAACAGAACCTCCTAACCTGGTGATTCTTTTGACAAGGTGTTTTCTGTCTCTGCCTTCAGTGGAAGCCTGCcctgtgttttttaaaactgttagTGCTGTGGTTCTTGGACTCCCAAGGAAAGCATTGAATGCAACCTTGGATTCGATCGACGCTAATGAAGCTGAAAGAGCCGCCTTTGGAAGAATCCGGGATTGCTTCATTGATGCAGGACCTGAGAACAGGTTTAATCATCTGAAATATAAGGTAACTTACCTTTACCCACACTGATCTTGAGAACTCTCGTGCAGCATAGTTCAGTATGCCACATGGTAATAGATCATTCGATCATGGAATGTGTGATAGAGCTATAAACAGAGAAGCACATAAACCTTTTGCCCCAACCTGCAGCCCCTGTAATATGCAAGCACAGTCCACCTGCACACCCAGCCTCTTGTTACCAAATCTGTCCATATGATGTCAATCAGCTCACACAGAATAGGGGACTAGTGTCAATTTTCTAGGAGAAGTGTACTGActcctgaaattttttttttctcactgagaCGAAGCAGCATTGGAgaagtaacattttaaattttgcagGCAATGAAGCATTCAGCTCTCATACGTGTAGCAGTCTGTCATCTCTACTTCAGGAATATTTAAAAGGAGTCCCAGCTTTTAGGTCTCCTTCCAGCATGGGACTCCCTGGCTTATAAGCTTTCTGACCTGTGGTCACATCACCTCCTCTTTATCCCTTGTTGATGGCCATTGCTCTGGCTCAGAGCCCCATTTCCACCGAAATGTTCTCGGTGCCTACGAGCCAGAATTTCCACTCTGGGGTTTTGGTGCCTAATATCCTGGGGCAGCTTCTAGGTACGTACAACCACTCACTTGGGCCAATAGTGTATTTCTCGAAAAACCATCTTTTTGCTGTGGTTTTCTTCTGATATAGTATTTGAGATCTGAATAGCCTGTCTCTGCATATTTTCATCAAATTGTTAACTGTTCAAAACAAGTGGTTTGCCATGATTTGCCATATCATGCACTAATAGAAGCTCCCATGGCACATGGGGTTGTTTACGACACTTGCATGCACCTTCCATCCACCCAGCACACCTGACCGAGGAGGCTCAGGTGTGACCCAAACCCAGTCTCCAGCACCGTATTCCTCCATCAGGACCAGCCCTGGATGTTCTCTGCTGACCCTTgtcatctcctcccctccctgctgtGACTGGTGGCTCTGTCTCCCTCCTGACACCTGTGCCTGGTCTACTAGGGAGCCATCCTCCCCCTGATGCCTGCCTGCAGCCCCCTTGCCAGTGGTGGGACTGTGGGCAGAGGTTCTTGGTAGGGATGGGGCTGAATCCCTGAGGGTGAGGCCTGAGGTTTTCCTGGGGAGACAGGATAGCCTGGCTGTGGGCTCAGGTCCTGTCCCTCCACCTTCTTCTCCCTTGCAGGCGTCCATCATCTTCAGTGATGATTGCATCGGCTATAAATTGTCCTCGGTGGTGAATGCTCTTATAGGATTTGTTTCCAGTCTTCTCTCTTTGGTGTGATAAGCTTTGCCAGTTGTGCCGGGTCTGCACTTGATCTTCCTGCCCAGTTCTCCTTCTGTTCCTGAAGCTGGAATCCAGACCCCTTCCCCACCTGATGTGGTCTCTCTCAGGCTGAATCTAATAAAGTCACTGCAATACTGCTCATTGTGCCCAGTGTCTGTTCTGCGCAGGGAGGATGTGAGGCAGGAGGTCTAGAGCGATGGTGAGAAGTGACACAGGTGGTCACTGAGAGCTTGGGGACCAGGTGTAAGACAGAACTTACAGCCAGTCCCTGGCAAGCTGTGGGAGTATGGGCAAGTTTCTTGTAACTTTCCAAGTCATTCTGTCATCTGCTACATGGGGATTTTGTGTGAAGTTAAGCACAATAACAAATGTGTAACCTGTGACGTCACCAGCCTGGCTGGATAAACGTGTTTTGGGGCACAGATAACATATGTCTCACTGGCCTTCAGCACAGGAACAGAATCTCCAGTCCCTCTGGTTATTGACAGGTGACATCAGAGATGACCTAAGAGAGTCATCCCTGGTCCCCTCTTTCTCCCAGTGGCATTCGCCATTGTCTGCTTCTTAGGTGGGTGTCGTCTGAGGAGCCAGTGTTTCTTCAGGGACACTTAGTGCCACTGCTGTTCTTGGTCCTGCACTGGGGACCAGGAGCCCCAAGAAGTGTTGAACCAAGAGGAAGGGAGTGGCTGGAAGTAGCTACCCATTGAGAACGTTGTTTCCCTGGAAATGGCTTATGCTGTGAAGTGTGAATTGCAGGATGTGTCACATGGTCTCGTGTCCCAAATCCTCTGCCTACTTCTGAAAGCATGAAGTGGGTAGTTTCATAACCATAGGAGATTTATGAGGCTACACGGGAGGGACTAGAATTTAGCCCAGTTTCCTAGGCTACAGTCCTATACTACAATGTCAGGCTACAGTCAGCATGACCCACGTAAAGAGTGGCATAACTGGTAAGATATCTCTACCTTCTGAACAGGCAGGCATAAGTTTACATACTGGGAACTGACCTTGGGACTTGGAGCTAGTGGCTAGGGCCTTGAGTCTCAGCTCTTCTCTGACCGGCTGTGTGAAATTAGGTATTAAATACACTGAATCACTCTTCTACACCTCTGTAAGCTCTGCTATTTAGTATTATGTGTTTGTGCAGCTCAgttgctccagttgtgtctgactctttgcatctttATAGGCTGtgtccccaccaggctcctctgtgtgtgggattctccagtcaagaatattggaatgggttgccgtgtcctccttcaggggatcttcccgacctgtgGGTtgatctgggtctcctgcctttcaggcagattctttagtgtctgagccaccaaggaagcctctgaCTCACCTCCCCATAtataaatttttgttctagttgaGGTTGACTTAAGGTTTACCTCCAAAACTAAATTCTTCAAGTCAACCAAGAAAATTGTGATAAATAGGAAATACAAAGAGGATTGTTTTCACCAAGTATTACAATAGAAGTTTGTCTCCATAAATAATCTAGTTTTAGTGGAGGAAGAGATAAATATCTGGTCATTGTGACAGAAGACAAAACCCACAGATAGAATCAAagatagtatcagttcagttcagttcatttcagctgctcagtcgtgtccgactctttgcgaccccatgaatcacagcaggccaggcctccctgtccaacaccgactcccagagttcacccaaactcatgtgcattgagtcagtgatgcaatccagccatctcatctcctgttgcccccttctccttctgcccccaatccctcccagcatcagggtcttttccaatgagtcagcttttcacatgaggtggccaaagtattggagtttcagcctcagcatcagtccttccaatgaacaaccaggacgggtctcctttaggatggactggttggatctccttgcagtccaaggaactctcaagagtcttctccagcaccacagttcaaaagcatcaattcttcagcgctcagttttcttcacagtccaactcttacatccatacatgaccactggaaaaaccatagccttgactagatggacctttgctggcaaagtagtatctctgctttttaatatggtatctaggttggtcataactttccttccaaggagtaagtgtcttttaatttcatggctgcaatcaccatctgcagtgattttggagcccccaaaaataaagtctcacacagtttccccatctatttcccatgaagtaataggaccagatgccatgatcttcattttctgaatgttgagctttaagcccactttttcactctcctctttcactttcatcaagaggctttttattcctcttcactttctgccataagggtggtgtcatctacatagctgaggttattgttCTATAACAATAACAATTTATTGAATCATGAAGGAatggcctttttaaaaataacattgagAAAAATGAACACACATTAAAACAGTCTAGATGGATCTCCCAAGTCTTTTCCTGTGGATTTATGTGGAGTAATTAATTGCCATCTTTCCGATAGTTAATTATTCATTTGTCTCAGCTCATTTTCCttttaccccccccccccccccgcatctTTCAGTTTGACTTTCATGATAtcacagtttttttcttctttttcctcctgctttaCTTGACGATCCTTCTCAGGTTTATGATTGAGTTCTATAACAGGGATCAATCTCTGCATGTCTTTCCTTCCGTATATATGTTCAGTTTGTTAGTGATATCATCCAGCTTCATTTTAACTTTATTCATAACATTTGAATTTAAATTTCGAGTCCAAAACTAAAACATTGAAAAGCACAGAATTGATCttcacttaatatttatttatttaatggatcttttttttaataagcactAAAATTTTCATGATGgacaaatatacacacatgtatattatGAATAGATTATTCAAAGGATATtttcagcaaaataatgtttccCCTTAGAAATAGGAGCTAGTTTGtgacttccttgatggttcagGTTTataactctgagcttccactatAGGGCGCACAGATGCAATGCCTGGTAAAGAACTAGTATCCTGCATTGTCCCTAGCCAGAAACATTCAAAAAGCAGGTAGTTCAATGTAATCTCAATAAAATACTGCCAAGATTTTTTTTGAGTGGTTTCATTTGAGAGTCTGTTTTTGTCTTTGCATGTcgtttatttattaatttcttattgGTCCCActgtgcagcatgcagaatcttagtcccctaaccagggattgaaccctagcccTTGGCAGTAGGAGAATGGAATCTTAACTACAGGACCAGCAGAGCGGttccaaaatgttttaaaagcagTAATTTGTTCTTATAAAATTGaccttgttgttattgttgtcgttcattcgctcagtcatgtctgactctttgcaacgccatggactgcagcatgccaggcttctctgtccttcactatctccagagtttgctcaaaactcatgtccattgagccagtgatgccatccaaccgtctcatccactgttgctcccttctcctcctgtcgtcagtttttcccaccatcaggatcttttccagtaattggttcttcacatcagatggagcttcagtttcagcatcagtccttccaatgagtattcagggttgacttcctttaggattgactggtttgctttccttgcatccaagggactctcaaaagtcttctccagcaccacagtttgaaagcttcaattctttggaattcagccttctttatggtccaactcacacatccctatgtgactactggaaaaaccatagctttgactatatggacctttgtcagcagtgatgtctctgctttataatatgctctctaggttcgTCATGGCTTTTATTCCACAAACTAGTGTCatttgatttcatggctggagtcaccatccgTGGTGATTTAGAGGCCctagaaagtaaagtctgtcactccttccattttttcccctcatctatttgccatgatttgCCATCTGTTTACCTCATATCATAAATGCCAATTACCTGAGGTGATTGAacatctcccagcaatcttgattcctcctTTTGATTCATCTAACCTGGCATTTCAcctgacatactctgcatatgaggaaccagaaatcaaattggcaacatccactggatcatcaaacaaTCAAGagcattcaagaaaaacatctctttctgctttattgactatgccaaagcctgactgtgtggatcacaataaactctggaaaattctgaaagagatgggaatagcagaccacctgacctgcctcttgagaaatccgtatgcaggtcaggaagcaagagttaggactgaacatggaacaacagaccagctccaaataggaaaaggggtatgtcaaggctatatattgtcaccctgatttttaacttacatgcagagtacctcatgagaaatgctgaactggatgaaggacaagttggaatcaagatttccaggagaaatatcaataacctcagatatgcagatgacaccacctttatggcagaaagtgaagaagaactaaagagcctcttgatgaaagtgaaagaggagagtgaaaaagtaggcttaaagctaaacattcagaaaataaagatcgtggcatccggtcccatcacttcatggcaaatagatggagaaacagtggaaacaatggcagactttattttcttgggctccagaatcactgcagatggtgactgcagccatgaaattaaaagatgcttactccttggaaggaaagttttgacttACCTAGACAGCAgagtaaaaaagcagagacattactttcccaacaaaggtccatctagtaagattatggtttttccagtagtcatgtatggatgtgagagttggactgtgaagaaagctgagcaccgaagaattgatgctttgaactgtggtgttggaggagactcttgagagttccttggactgcaaggagatccaaccagtccatcctaaaggaaatcagtcctaaatctacactggaaggactgatgttgaaactgaaactccaatactttggccacctagtgtgaagagctgactcattggaaaagaccctgatgctgggaaagattgaagatgggaaggaaatgggatgacagaggctgagacggttggatggcatcaccgactcaatggacaccagTCTGGGTAAACGCCggaagttggcaatggacagggaggcttggcatgctccagtccatggggtcccaaagagttggacatgactgagccactgaactaaactgacctgACTCTGCATATGAGTGAAATAAGCAtgctgacaatatacagacttgacgtacctctttcccaattttattcctgtctgttgttccatgtccagttctacctgttgcttcttgacatgcaggTTTCTTAGGAGCCAAGTAAGCTAGCCTGATATTCCCATATTTTGAAgcattttccataatttgttgtgatccacacagtgaaatcTTTAATGGAGTCAATAAGGAAGTAGATTTttttgaaattcccttgcttattctatgatcccatggatgttggcaatttgatctgtggatGCACTCTTTTCTGAACCCAGCTTGTCCATCTGGAAGTTTtccgttcacatactgttgaagcctagcttgaagaattttgagcattgccttgctagcatgtgaaatgagtgcaattgtacagtagtttgaacattctttggcattacccttctttgggattggagtgaaaactgagcttttccagtcctgaggccactgctgagttttccaaattttctggcttgCTAAGTATAGCACTTTAATGGCATAATTTtttatccatcacctccactagctttgtttttagtaatgcttcctaaggcccacttggcatCACACTATATGATATCTGCTTctggtgagtgataacaccatcataATTATACGGGttcataagactttttttttgtacaattttctCTGTGTATCATTGCtatcttttcttaatctcttttccttctgttaggtccttactctttctgtcttttattgtgcccatctttgcatgaaattttccctttgtgGCTCTAATTTGCTTGAAGTGATCTCtggactttcccattctattgtttcccaccatttctttgcattgttgacTTAAAagactttctcatctctccttgctattctttggaattttgcattcaaatgggaatatctttccctttcctcttttacctttcacttcttttctttattggagtatagttgcgttagagtgttgtgttagtttctgccttaCAGCATAGTGAATCAACTCTGGCATAtgtgcacagtcgtgtccaatcctttgtgaccacatggactgtagcttgccaggctcttgtgtccgtgggattttccaggcaagaatactggagtgagttgccatttccttttccagggaatcttcttgagtcAAGGGTTGAACTCACATGGCTtgtgtctcttgaattggcaggcagattgtttaccactagagccaccagAGAGAAAGG
Above is a genomic segment from Ovis canadensis isolate MfBH-ARS-UI-01 breed Bighorn chromosome 14, ARS-UI_OviCan_v2, whole genome shotgun sequence containing:
- the LOC138419521 gene encoding major allergen I polypeptide chain 2-like, with the translated sequence MMKGALLVLALLVTRELTFKTTEVEACPVFFKTVSAVVLGLPRKALNATLDSIDANEAERAAFGRIRDCFIDAGPENRFNHLKYKASIIFSDDCIGYKLSSVVNALIGFVSSLLSLV